From Helicobacter sp. MIT 05-5293, one genomic window encodes:
- a CDS encoding acyltransferase — protein MIHPLSDVQSQNIGQGTRIWQFCVVLPLAKIGENCNICSHCFIENDVKIGDNVTIKCGVQVWDGITIEDNVFIGPNVSFCNDKYPRSKAYPSEFLSTIIKKGASIGANATILPGVTIGENAMIGAGAVIVKDVPPHTKVICKSQVILSANNQESSGGGGK, from the coding sequence ATGATACACCCTCTCTCTGATGTGCAAAGCCAAAATATCGGGCAAGGAACTAGAATCTGGCAGTTTTGCGTGGTGCTACCACTTGCAAAAATCGGTGAGAATTGCAATATCTGCTCTCATTGCTTTATCGAAAATGATGTGAAAATCGGCGATAATGTAACAATCAAATGCGGTGTGCAAGTGTGGGACGGAATCACGATTGAAGATAATGTCTTTATCGGTCCTAATGTGAGCTTTTGCAATGACAAATACCCACGCTCAAAAGCCTATCCGAGCGAGTTTTTAAGCACTATTATCAAAAAAGGTGCGAGTATCGGGGCAAATGCTACGATTCTGCCCGGCGTTACGATTGGTGAAAACGCAATGATTGGCGCGGGAGCGGTGATAGTCAAAGATGTCCCGCCTCATACGAAAGTGATTTGCAAATCCCAAGTCATCTTGAGTGCAAATAATCAAGAATCTAGCGGGGGGGGGGGTAAGTAG
- a CDS encoding GNAT family N-acetyltransferase — protein sequence MISIKPYSPTLKSTWNDFNRNAKNGLFMFDRNYMDYHSDRFSDHSLLFYDNDKLLALLPLNTQDDSLYSHQGLTFGGFITTDSMRQGKMCECFECLREYMRQNGFAKLYYKAIPYIYHQNPAQEDLYALFVNEAKLYRVDCSAAIEFRNPFKMGELRKRGAKKALKHDVVVQESEDMTSFIALVNEVLRQRHNANAVHNAEELSLLRSSFPDEIKLFIATKADTILAGTLLFIYPHLVHTQYLAVNEQGREIGALDLLLKTLIESYATSKTYFDFGISTENNGLFLNQGLIAQKEGFGGRTIVHSFYELAAGGGNM from the coding sequence ATGATTAGTATCAAGCCCTACTCTCCTACTCTCAAATCTACTTGGAATGATTTTAATCGCAATGCTAAAAATGGGCTTTTTATGTTTGATAGAAACTATATGGACTATCATTCAGACAGATTTAGTGATCATTCTTTGCTATTTTATGATAATGACAAACTTTTAGCACTTTTGCCTCTCAACACGCAAGATGATAGTCTTTATTCGCATCAAGGGCTTACTTTTGGCGGATTTATCACCACAGATTCTATGCGACAAGGCAAAATGTGTGAGTGTTTTGAGTGTTTGCGAGAGTATATGCGCCAAAACGGATTTGCTAAGCTATATTACAAAGCAATCCCTTATATTTATCATCAAAATCCTGCGCAAGAGGATTTATATGCCCTCTTTGTGAATGAGGCTAAGCTCTATCGTGTAGATTGTTCGGCTGCGATAGAGTTTAGAAATCCATTCAAAATGGGCGAACTAAGAAAACGCGGGGCGAAAAAAGCACTCAAGCACGATGTGGTCGTGCAAGAAAGTGAAGATATGACAAGCTTTATCGCACTTGTCAATGAAGTCTTGCGGCAGCGGCACAATGCTAATGCAGTGCATAATGCAGAGGAATTATCCCTACTGCGCTCTTCTTTCCCTGATGAAATCAAGCTTTTTATCGCCACAAAAGCAGATACAATCCTTGCTGGGACTTTGCTTTTTATTTACCCTCATCTTGTGCATACGCAATATTTGGCAGTCAATGAACAAGGGCGCGAAATCGGCGCATTAGACTTGCTCCTTAAAACCTTGATAGAATCTTACGCGACAAGTAAAACCTACTTTGACTTTGGTATCTCTACTGAAAACAATGGCTTATTTCTTAATCAAGGCTTGATAGCCCAAAAAGAAGGATTTGGCGGACGCACAATCGTGCATAGTTTTTACGAATTAGCTGCGGGGGGGGGGAATATGTAG
- a CDS encoding GNAT family N-acetyltransferase, with translation MIHIRQYCKDSKTLWNDFNASAKNGLFMFDRNYMDYHSDRFKDHSLLFYEDEKLLALLPLNLKDDVLYSHQGLTFGGFITSTTMKQEKMCECFRILREYMSAHHIARLIYKPIPYIYHKLPAQEDLYALFTHNAHLYRVDCSSTIALNDRIALPKGRKAQISRAKRENVQIESSHNFSHFITLLNSVLSSRHHTKAVHSAQELELLSARFPESIQLFIAQKSGEMLAAALLFVYENLIHTQYLATNEQGREIGALDLLLKTLIESYATSKTYFDFGISTENNGWILNQGLIAQKEGFGGRTIVHSFYELAAGGGEYYVIFSSFLLFVALAYRMSKRGLDD, from the coding sequence GTGATTCATATCCGGCAATATTGCAAAGATTCTAAAACCCTATGGAATGACTTTAATGCGTCAGCCAAAAATGGGCTTTTTATGTTTGATAGAAACTATATGGACTATCATTCAGACCGATTCAAAGACCATTCTTTGCTATTTTATGAGGACGAAAAGCTCCTTGCCTTGCTTCCGCTCAATCTCAAAGATGATGTCTTGTATTCTCATCAGGGGCTAACCTTTGGCGGGTTTATCACAAGCACCACGATGAAGCAAGAAAAAATGTGCGAATGCTTCAGAATCTTACGCGAATATATGTCCGCACACCATATTGCGCGTCTCATTTATAAGCCTATCCCATACATTTATCACAAACTCCCCGCACAAGAAGACTTATACGCACTTTTCACGCACAATGCGCATCTTTATCGCGTGGATTGCTCCTCAACGATTGCTTTAAACGATAGGATTGCTTTGCCCAAAGGGCGCAAGGCACAAATCTCACGCGCCAAAAGAGAGAATGTGCAGATAGAATCTTCGCATAATTTTTCACATTTTATCACATTGCTTAATAGCGTCTTATCAAGCCGACACCATACAAAAGCCGTGCATAGTGCGCAAGAACTAGAGCTTTTAAGCGCGAGATTCCCCGAATCTATCCAACTTTTTATCGCACAAAAATCAGGTGAAATGCTTGCGGCTGCATTGTTGTTTGTTTATGAGAATCTCATTCACACACAATACCTTGCTACTAATGAACAAGGGCGCGAAATCGGCGCGTTGGATTTGCTCCTTAAAACCTTGATAGAATCTTACGCGACAAGTAAAACCTACTTTGACTTTGGTATCTCTACTGAAAACAATGGCTGGATTCTCAATCAAGGCTTGATAGCCCAAAAAGAAGGATTTGGCGGACGCACTATCGTGCATAGCTTTTACGAATTAGCTGCGGGGGGGGGGGAATATTATGTAATTTTCTCCTCTTTCTTGCTTTTTGTTGCCCTTGCCTATCGTATGAGCAAAAGGGGGCTAGATGATTAG